The DNA segment TAACCACCATGCTGGTGGCGGCAGTGGTACTGATTCTTTCGGCGATCTCGGGCTTTCTGCGACCAGCAGGTGGTACTGGCTGCCGGCGCTGGCGGCCACCGGGCTCATCGCACTAGCGGCGGCAGGTCTAGGCGCGGCACTGGGAGGCGCCTTGCGCCGATTCTCAGCGGTGTCGGCGTCGGGGATCAACGTCGCGATCTACCTGTTCTTCCTGAGCGGGGGAATCGGCGTCGCCGCTTTCTTGCCCGGATGGATCCAGACGATAGCGCACTTCACACCGACGTTCTACGGCGTGGATGCTCTGGAGGCCGCGATCTTCTACCAGTCGACCGACAACCTGGCGCGGGACCTGACCGTACTCCTGCTGACTGCCGCAGGCGGGCTAATTTTGGGAATCATGTCTCTTCGCCG comes from the Arthrobacter methylotrophus genome and includes:
- a CDS encoding ABC transporter permease codes for the protein MALAAAGLGAALGGALRRFSAVSASGINVAIYLFFLSGGIGVAAFLPGWIQTIAHFTPTFYGVDALEAAIFYQSTDNLARDLTVLLLTAAGGLILGIMSLRRRLVDV